In Streptomyces sp. P3, one DNA window encodes the following:
- a CDS encoding SRPBCC family protein: MAVRHRLIKVSPRTVWAVLADGGRYAEWVVGTASSEPVRGQWPQVGSAIGYEVRLGPFRLTDETVVRHCEEGSELELEAHAGVLGSARIAIELRPWGEHCLVIVDEHPLQGASGRLHNVGFEGLIQLRHRAMLARLARVCEEQGRSERLSGSRGRREAAHGVGGGHA; the protein is encoded by the coding sequence GTGGCGGTACGGCATCGGCTGATCAAGGTGAGTCCGCGGACCGTGTGGGCCGTCCTCGCGGACGGCGGTCGGTATGCGGAGTGGGTGGTGGGGACGGCGTCCTCCGAACCGGTGCGGGGACAGTGGCCGCAGGTCGGCTCCGCGATCGGCTACGAGGTGCGGCTCGGCCCCTTCCGGCTCACCGACGAGACCGTCGTGCGGCATTGCGAGGAGGGCTCCGAGCTGGAGCTCGAGGCGCACGCGGGCGTGCTGGGATCGGCGCGCATCGCCATCGAGCTGCGCCCCTGGGGCGAGCACTGCCTGGTGATCGTGGACGAGCATCCGCTGCAGGGAGCGAGCGGGCGGCTTCACAACGTGGGTTTCGAGGGACTGATCCAGCTGCGCCACCGCGCGATGCTGGCCCGGCTCGCCCGGGTGTGCGAGGAGCAGGGCCGGTCCGAACGGCTGTCGGGGTCGCGGGGGCGCAGGGAGGCAGCGCACGGCGTCGGCGGCGGTCATGCCTGA
- a CDS encoding DUF6003 family protein, translated as MTDEAYLFLLDDASAALGVAPSAVGDLACMATPAVQAWLDAQGIPAASPRLRLLPPEERGAVPKGAERLPVPLSDEELSRVRHGLAPASLAQVEEDLLAYRDCTDGRDGLIGRALAAGVPPHRVVELTGVDPAAVTAASGER; from the coding sequence ATGACCGACGAGGCCTACCTGTTCCTGCTGGACGACGCGTCCGCGGCGCTCGGCGTCGCGCCGTCCGCCGTCGGCGACCTCGCGTGCATGGCCACTCCCGCGGTACAGGCGTGGCTGGACGCGCAGGGAATCCCGGCGGCGTCCCCGCGGCTGCGCCTGCTGCCGCCGGAGGAGCGGGGGGCCGTCCCGAAGGGAGCGGAACGGCTGCCGGTGCCGTTGAGCGACGAGGAGCTGAGCCGGGTGCGGCACGGGCTGGCGCCGGCGTCGCTCGCGCAGGTGGAGGAGGATCTCCTCGCCTACCGCGACTGCACCGACGGCCGGGACGGTCTGATCGGACGTGCACTGGCCGCGGGTGTGCCGCCCCACCGCGTCGTGGAACTGACCGGAGTGGATCCCGCGGCGGTGACAGCGGCGTCCGGCGAGCGATGA